CCAGCAAGATCGCGATCAGTGCCGGGGAGATGATCGTCAGCAATGTCTGCAAGTCCTACGGCACGGGGCTGTTCGAGAAGAAGGTGGTGAAGGACTGTTCGTTCAATGTCGAGCGCGGCAAGCTCACCGTGATGATCGGTCCCTCCGGTTGCGGCAAGAGCACCCTGATCAAGTTGCTCGCGGGTTTCGAGAAGCCTACGAGCGGCAACATCCTGCTGAATGGCAAGCCGGTCACCGGGCCAGGTCGGGATCGACTGGTGGTGTTCCAGGAGTCGGCGCTCTTTCCGTGGATGACGTCCTACGACAACATCATGTACGGACCGATTGCGCGAGGTGAGGACGACAAGAAGGCGCGCGATCTCGCCGAGTTCCTGCTCGACAAGGTAGGCTTGCGCGACTTCCGCAGCAAGTATCCGATGCAGCTGTCGGGCGGCATGCAGCGCCGGGCGGAGCTGGCGCGCGCGATGATCAACAACCCAGAGGTGATGATCCTCGACGAGCCCTTCCGCGGACTGGACGCGATGTCGAAGGAGCTGATGTGGGAGTACTACTCGGCGCTGTACGAGGAGTCCCGCCGCACCACCTTCTTCGTCACCACCGACATCGATGAGGCGCTGTTCCTGGCCGACCGCCTGATCATCATGAGCAACATCCCGACCCGGGTGAGAGCCACCATCGAGGTGGACATTCCGCGGCCGCGCAAGCTGGCCGACTTCTTCCTTGGCGACCGCGCCAACGAGGTGAAGATGACCGCACTGTCACTGCTGCACGAGGAGGCGATGAGGTCCTTCGCCGGCGGCAGCAAGGCGGCGGCCGACTTCGTCGAATCCTATGCAAGGAGATCACAGAGGGCGTGACACGTCGCGCCGCATGGCGCGTGCGTCGACACCCGGACGGGCGTGCCTGACGGTGCGCCCGCAGGGAGCGCTCGCGCCAGAAAAACGTGGAGTCGCTTCACCGCGCCTCCGCGCAACAGCCGGACGGGGCAAAGAAAGCCCCACTCTTAACTATTCAAGACAGGCGGACACCATGACCCAGAACGTGATCGACATGCGCAGCAGACCTTCCTACCTGCATGATTTCTATGGCGCAACGCCCGACACCCCCTCGTTCGAGGTGGTGAAGTGGCTGAACCGCCGGACCGGATCCCAGGACGAGCTGCATTTCACCCGCTCGAAGAACGCCAGTTCCTTCGTCAAGGAGATCCGGGCGGCCGGGATTGCGCAGGCGGTGGTGGTTGGCCGGGACACGCCGGGGATCAAGCATTCGAACGATGAGATCATGAAGATGGTGTCGGAGCACAAGGAGCTCGTCGGCATCGGCTCGGTCGATCCGCACGCCAGCGGCATCAAGGCGGCGACCGACGAGATTGAACGTGCGGTCAGGAAGCTCGGCCTCAAGGGCATCAACATCGAGCCCGGCTTCTGCAACCCGCAGGTCGCCGCGGACGATGCACAGCTCTATCCGGTCTATGAGGCCTGCCAGGCGCTCGGCGTGCCGGTGACCATCATGTCGGGTCCGACCACGCCGCGCTTCGAGCTGACGGATCCGGCGTCCATTGGACGTGTGGCCAAGAATTTCCCGCAGCTCAAGATCGTCTGCTATCACGGCTTCTGGCCCTACGTGAACGAGATGATCGGCATCGCCTTCCGCTGGGACAACGTGTTCGTCGTGGCGGACATGTACATCTTCCTGCCCGGTGGTTCGCTGTATGTTGAGGCCGCCAACGGCTTCATGCAGGACCAGCTGCTGTTCGGCAGTTCCTATCCGTTCCGTGCGATGGGTCAGTCCGTCGAGGACTACCGTACCCTCGGCTTCAAGGAATCGGTCATCGACAAGGTGATGGGCGGCAACGCGAAACAGGTTCTGGGGCTTTGAGCGACGGGCGGGGAGGCGGCGATGAACTCGATGGGGCAAGCCATATCGATACGACGGGCAGACGATGATGACGTCGACTGGCTGCTCGACATGTACACATCGCTCGACTTCTCGCCCGAGCCATCGTTGCCGCTGGCCGATGCCCGTGCGCGCTTCCAGCGGATCGAGGGATACCCGGACTACCGGGTGTACGTCGCCGAATGCAACGGCGAACGGGTGGGAACGTTCGCCCTCATCATCATCGACGGGCTTGCACATGGCGGGCGTCCGCACGCGATCGTCGAGGACGTCGTGGTCGCACCGGGGCGTCGCAGCAGTGGAGTAGGTCAGGCAATGATGCGCTTCGCCATGGAGGGCTGTGCGCAGGCGGGCTGCTACAAGCTCGCGCTGT
The window above is part of the Methyloversatilis discipulorum genome. Proteins encoded here:
- a CDS encoding ABC transporter ATP-binding protein, with the protein product MASAQHGAMAPITSKIAISAGEMIVSNVCKSYGTGLFEKKVVKDCSFNVERGKLTVMIGPSGCGKSTLIKLLAGFEKPTSGNILLNGKPVTGPGRDRLVVFQESALFPWMTSYDNIMYGPIARGEDDKKARDLAEFLLDKVGLRDFRSKYPMQLSGGMQRRAELARAMINNPEVMILDEPFRGLDAMSKELMWEYYSALYEESRRTTFFVTTDIDEALFLADRLIIMSNIPTRVRATIEVDIPRPRKLADFFLGDRANEVKMTALSLLHEEAMRSFAGGSKAAADFVESYARRSQRA
- a CDS encoding GNAT family N-acetyltransferase; protein product: MNSMGQAISIRRADDDDVDWLLDMYTSLDFSPEPSLPLADARARFQRIEGYPDYRVYVAECNGERVGTFALIIIDGLAHGGRPHAIVEDVVVAPGRRSSGVGQAMMRFAMEGCAQAGCYKLALSSHLRREKAHRFYEMLGFERHGYSFMIEF
- a CDS encoding amidohydrolase family protein, which gives rise to MTQNVIDMRSRPSYLHDFYGATPDTPSFEVVKWLNRRTGSQDELHFTRSKNASSFVKEIRAAGIAQAVVVGRDTPGIKHSNDEIMKMVSEHKELVGIGSVDPHASGIKAATDEIERAVRKLGLKGINIEPGFCNPQVAADDAQLYPVYEACQALGVPVTIMSGPTTPRFELTDPASIGRVAKNFPQLKIVCYHGFWPYVNEMIGIAFRWDNVFVVADMYIFLPGGSLYVEAANGFMQDQLLFGSSYPFRAMGQSVEDYRTLGFKESVIDKVMGGNAKQVLGL